One Nicotiana sylvestris chromosome 12, ASM39365v2, whole genome shotgun sequence genomic window carries:
- the LOC104243921 gene encoding phototropic-responsive NPH3 family protein NPY1 gives MKFMKLGSKPDTFQDQGKGVRYVSSELATDVTIIIGEVKFYLHKFPLLSKSNRLQRLVSKANEEDSGEMQLVDFPGGPKAFEICAKFCYGMTVTLNPYNVVAARCAAEYLEMTEDADRGNLIFKIEVFLNSSVFRSWKDSIIVLQTTKSLLPWSEDLKVVGRCIDSIASKTSMDPSTITWSYTYNRKVAVSDRITEVGVKFPVNLESVPKDWWAEDICELEIDLYKRVMIAVKAKGRMDGNVIGEALRTYAMRWLPDSIEALVSEAHSRRNKSLLETIICLLPSDKGVTCSCGFLLKLLKVAILVGADDSSREDLIRSISLKLDEASVNDLLIPSRSPQTTVYDVELVKCLVDRFMARERSRDKNISAKSTNDFVLGHGSWLKVGKLVDGYLTEIARDPNVSLSSFIELLQSVPDSARPIHDALYGAIDIYLQEHSSLTKAEKKHLCGLMDVRKLTMDASMHAAQNERLPLRTVVQVLFFEQIRAAAGVQALNNRNSNALDSTRKTEEYWQKTLPEKHNVSKPSSVMKVKDENPQKNMKLVKKGSKNRSSGAQLLPSRSRRIFDKLFVVGKVSGNVENRSSETSGSSHSPTSMIIKGEIKSSGSSSRNRRHSIS, from the exons ATGAAGTTCATGAAGTTGGGATCAAAACCcgatacatttcaagatcaaggaAAAGGTGTAAG GTACGTGTCATCGGAACTGGCAACAGATGTTACCATCATTATTGGTGAAGTGAAGTTTTATCTTCACAAG TTTCCTCTGTTGTCCAAGAGCAACAGGCTGCAAAGGCTTGTTTCAAAAGCAAATGAAGAGGATTCTGGTGAAATGCAGTTAGTTGATTTTCCTGGTGGACCTAAAGCTTTTGAGATTTGCGCCAAATTTTGCTACGGAATGACAGTGACTCTCAATCCTTACAATGTTGTTGCTGCACGTTGTGCGGCTGAGTACCTTGAGATGACTGAAGATGCTGACCGTGGAAATCTTATCTTCAAAATcgaggtattccttaattctagCGTTTTCCGCAGCTGGAAAGATTCGATCATTGTTTTACAAACCACCAAATCTCTTCTGCCGTGGTCTGAAGATCTGAAGGTGGTCGGGAGATGTATAGATTCTATTGCATCCAAAACTTCAATGGATCCGTCGACTATTACATGGTCCTACACTTATAACAGAAAAGTGGCAGTCTCAGATAGGATCACAGAAGTTGGGGTAAAATTCCCTGTAAACCTTGAATCTGTGCCTAAGGATTGGTGGGCTGAAGATATATGTGAACTTGAGATAGATCTTTACAAGCGAGTTATGATCGCGGTTAAAGCTAAGGGAAGAATGGATGGCAATGTTATTGGCGAGGCACTAAGAACTTATGCAATGAGATGGTTGCCTGATTCTATTGAAGCTTTGGTATCTGAAGCCCACAGTAGGAGGAACAAGTCCTTGTTAGAGACAATAATCTGCTTATTGCCTTCTGACAAGGGCGTTACTTGTTCGTGTGGCTTCTTGCTTAAGTTATTGAAAGTCGCTATTCTTGTGGGAGCGGATGATTCATCACGGGAAGATCTTATAAGAAGTATCAGCTTAAAGCTGGACGAGGCTTCCGTCAATGATCTTTTGATTCCATCAAGGTCTCCTCAAACTACTGTTTACGATGTTGAACTAGTGAAGTGCCTAGTGGACCGATTCATGGCTCGTGAAAGAAGCCGGGATAAGAACATTTCTGCAAAGAGCACCAATGATTTCGTCTTGGGGCATGGGTCATGGTTGAAAGTTGGTAAATTAGTTGATGGCTATCTTACAGAAATTGCACGTGATCCAAACGTCAGTCTATCGAGTTTCATTGAACTGTTGCAATCCGTTCCAGACTCAGCAAGACCGATCCATGATGCATTATATGGGGCAATTGATATCTATTTGCag GAGCACTCAAGCTTGACAAAAGCTGAGAAAAAGCATTTATGTGGCCTAATGGATGTGAGGAAATTAACAATGGATGCATCTATGCATGCAGCACAAAATGAACGGCTGCCTCTCCGAACTGTTGTTCAAGTCCTTTTCTTTGAGCAAATTAGAGCAGCTGCTGGAGTTCAAGCCTTAAACAACAGAAACAGTAATGCCTTAGATTCCACTAGGAAGACTGAAGAATATTGGCAGAAAACATTGCCAGAAAAGCACAATGTGTCGAAACCATCGAGTGTAATGAAGGTAAAAGATGAAAATCCACAAAAGAACATGAAGTTGGTAAAAAAGGGTAGTAAAAACAGAAGTAGTGGTGCACAGTTGCTGCCTTCAAGATCAAGAAGAATATTTGACAAGCTGTTTGTTGTTGGTAAGGTGTCTGGTAACGTCGAAAACCGGAGCTCTGAGACATCTGGTAGTTCTCATAGTCCAACTTCAATGATTATTAAAGGAGAAATTAAGTCTTCTGGTTCATCTTCAAGAAACAGGAGGCATTCAATTTCATAA